The Pseudolabrys sp. FHR47 genome contains a region encoding:
- a CDS encoding adenylate kinase — MRLILLGPPGAGKGTQAQRLVEKHGIVQLSTGDMLRAAVAAGTPVGLKAKSIMEAGQLVPDEVVVAIIADRIGQPDASKGFVLDGFPRTVPQAEALDKLLADRGLKLDAVIELKVDEGILLKRIETRVAEMTARGEKVRSDDKPEVLKGRLDAYRAQTAPLAGYYDAKGMLRSVDGMAPVDQVTAALDGILKPSKTA; from the coding sequence ATGAGATTGATCCTGCTCGGCCCGCCGGGGGCGGGGAAGGGCACGCAGGCGCAGCGGCTGGTCGAGAAGCACGGCATCGTGCAGCTTTCGACCGGAGATATGCTTCGTGCAGCGGTCGCGGCCGGTACGCCGGTCGGCCTGAAAGCCAAGAGCATCATGGAAGCCGGACAGCTTGTGCCGGATGAGGTCGTGGTCGCGATCATCGCCGACCGAATCGGCCAGCCGGATGCCAGCAAGGGCTTCGTGCTCGACGGCTTCCCGCGCACGGTGCCGCAGGCCGAGGCGCTGGACAAGCTGCTCGCCGACCGCGGTCTCAAGCTGGATGCCGTGATCGAGCTCAAGGTCGACGAGGGCATCCTTCTCAAGCGCATCGAGACCCGGGTCGCGGAAATGACCGCGCGGGGCGAGAAAGTGCGCTCGGACGACAAACCGGAGGTCCTGAAGGGCCGTCTGGACGCGTACCGGGCCCAGACCGCGCCGCTGGCCGGCTATTACGACGCCAAGGGCATGCTCAGGAGCGTCGATGGCATGGCCCCGGTAGACCAGGTAACCGCTGCCTTGGATGGTATCCTGAAACCATCAAAGACCGCCTAG
- the rpsM gene encoding 30S ribosomal protein S13: MARIAGVNLPTNKRVVIALQYIHGIGQKIAKDIVTKLNLPAERRVSQLTDAEVLQIRELIDQEYLVEGDLRRETSMNIKRLMDLGCYRGLRHRKGLPVRGQRTHTNARTRKGPAKTIAGKKKTA; the protein is encoded by the coding sequence GTGGCTCGTATCGCGGGCGTTAATTTGCCCACCAACAAGCGTGTCGTCATCGCGCTCCAGTACATCCATGGCATCGGTCAGAAGATCGCCAAGGATATCGTCACCAAGCTGAACCTGCCGGCTGAGCGCCGCGTGTCGCAGCTCACCGACGCGGAAGTCCTGCAGATCCGCGAACTCATCGACCAGGAATATCTGGTGGAAGGCGATCTTCGTCGCGAGACGTCGATGAACATCAAGCGCCTGATGGATCTCGGTTGCTATCGCGGCCTGCGTCATCGCAAGGGTCTGCCGGTCCGCGGCCAGCGCACGCACACCAACGCGCGCACGCGTAAAGGCCCGGCGAAGACCATCGCCGGCAAGAAGAAGACCGCCTAA
- the rpsK gene encoding 30S ribosomal protein S11, with translation MAKEATTRVRRRERKNIASGVAHVNASFNNTMITITDAQGNAIAWSSSGTMGFKGSRKSTPYAAQMAAEDASKKAQEHGMRTLEVEVSGPGSGRESALRALQASGFTITSIRDVTSIPHNGCRPRKRRRV, from the coding sequence ATGGCGAAGGAAGCCACCACCCGCGTCCGCCGGCGCGAGCGCAAGAACATCGCGTCGGGCGTCGCGCACGTGAACGCGTCGTTCAACAACACCATGATCACCATCACCGACGCGCAGGGCAACGCTATCGCCTGGTCGTCGTCGGGCACGATGGGTTTCAAGGGCTCGCGCAAGTCGACGCCCTATGCGGCGCAGATGGCCGCGGAAGACGCTTCGAAGAAGGCGCAGGAACACGGCATGCGCACGCTTGAAGTGGAAGTGTCCGGTCCGGGGTCGGGCCGCGAGTCGGCGTTGCGTGCGTTGCAGGCGTCGGGTTTCACCATCACCTCGATCCGTGATGTGACCTCGATCCCGCACAATGGTTGCCGGCCGCGCAAGCGGCGCCGGGTGTAA
- a CDS encoding DNA-directed RNA polymerase subunit alpha — translation MGEHVIQKNWQELIRPNKLQVTAGSDPSRFATVVAEPLERGFGVTLGNALRRILLSSLQGAAVQSVQIDGVLHEFSSIAGVREDVTDLVLNVKDIAIKMQGEGPKRMVVKKQGPGTVTAGDIQTVGDVVVLNPDLVLCTLDEGAEIRMEFTVNTGKGYVAAERNRPEDAPIGLIPVDSLYSPVRKVSYKVENTREGQILDYDKLTLTIETNGAVSPEDALAYAARILQDQLNVFVNFEEPRKEQAAETIPDLAFNPAFLKKVDELELSVRSANCLKNDNIVYIGDLVQKTEAEMLRTPNFGRKSLNEIKEVLAQMGLHLGMEVPGWPPENIEELAKRFEDHY, via the coding sequence ATGGGTGAACACGTGATTCAGAAAAATTGGCAGGAACTGATCAGGCCGAACAAGCTCCAGGTCACCGCCGGGTCCGACCCGTCGCGCTTCGCGACGGTCGTCGCCGAGCCGCTCGAGCGCGGTTTCGGCGTGACGCTCGGCAACGCGCTGCGGCGTATTCTCTTGTCGTCGCTGCAGGGCGCGGCGGTGCAGTCGGTCCAGATCGACGGCGTGCTGCATGAGTTCTCCTCGATCGCCGGCGTGCGCGAGGACGTCACCGACCTGGTGCTCAACGTCAAGGACATCGCCATCAAGATGCAGGGCGAAGGCCCCAAGCGCATGGTGGTGAAGAAGCAGGGCCCGGGCACCGTGACCGCGGGCGACATCCAGACCGTCGGCGACGTTGTCGTGCTCAATCCGGACCTCGTGCTGTGCACCCTCGACGAGGGCGCCGAGATTCGCATGGAGTTCACCGTCAACACCGGCAAGGGCTATGTCGCCGCCGAGCGCAACCGTCCGGAAGACGCGCCGATCGGTCTCATTCCGGTCGATAGTCTGTACTCGCCGGTGCGCAAGGTCTCCTACAAGGTCGAGAACACCCGCGAAGGCCAGATCCTCGACTACGACAAGCTGACGCTGACCATCGAGACCAACGGCGCCGTGTCGCCGGAAGACGCGCTCGCTTATGCCGCGCGCATCCTCCAGGACCAGCTCAACGTGTTCGTGAATTTCGAGGAGCCCCGCAAGGAGCAGGCCGCGGAGACGATCCCGGACCTCGCCTTCAACCCGGCCTTCCTCAAGAAGGTCGACGAGCTCGAGCTCAGCGTGCGTTCGGCCAACTGTCTCAAGAACGACAACATCGTCTACATCGGCGATCTCGTTCAGAAGACCGAAGCCGAGATGCTGCGTACGCCGAACTTCGGCCGCAAGTCGCTCAACGAGATCAAGGAAGTGCTGGCGCAGATGGGCCTCCACCTCGGCATGGAAGTGCCGGGCTGGCCGCCGGAAAACATCGAAGAGCTCGCCAAGCGCTTCGAAGACCACTACTGA
- the rplQ gene encoding 50S ribosomal protein L17 has protein sequence MRHGKVYRKLGRHSSHRMAMLANMAASLIKHEQIITTLPKAKELRPIVEKLITLGKKGDLAARRQAISELRDVDMVKKLFDTLAPRYKDRQGGYTRIMKAGFRYGDNAAQAVIEFVDRDVDAKGLDSGPVQARQSEEADA, from the coding sequence ATGCGTCACGGTAAAGTTTACAGGAAATTGGGTCGGCATTCCTCGCATCGTATGGCGATGCTGGCGAACATGGCCGCTTCCCTGATCAAGCACGAGCAGATCATCACGACTCTGCCGAAGGCGAAGGAACTTCGCCCGATCGTCGAGAAGCTGATCACGCTCGGCAAGAAGGGCGATCTCGCCGCCCGCCGCCAGGCGATCTCGGAGCTGCGCGACGTCGACATGGTCAAGAAGCTCTTCGACACGCTGGCGCCGCGCTACAAGGATCGCCAGGGCGGTTACACCCGCATCATGAAGGCCGGCTTCCGCTACGGCGACAACGCCGCGCAGGCCGTGATCGAGTTCGTCGATCGCGACGTCGATGCCAAGGGCCTGGATTCGGGCCCGGTGCAGGCGCGGCAGAGCGAAGAAGCCGACGCCTGA
- a CDS encoding methyl-accepting chemotaxis protein: MSRLESTKRADEETSDISALTARLTAEVNHIACDKASTIREITEHIKMLALNALVESARAGEQGRGFAVVAKEVGGVSQRIEGIARELETELVKRTDALMKSIAQMTERSTSERMVDLSLNAVELIDRNLYERTCDVRWWATDSAVVDCAAEPGPERVAYASERLGVILGAYTVYLDLWLCDLDGNILANGRPDKFKVQGRNVADAPWFRQAVGLRTGDDYVAGDVERQPLLGNAQVATYCASVRLGGQARGRPSGILAIHFDWETQARAIVQGVRVDDDTSRVLLVDANLRVIAASDGQGLLTERLNLDIGKRKSGCDRDKSGALVAFHLTPGYETYKGLGWYGVIVKGAAGQATSARSATGYARPGAAAA, from the coding sequence ATGTCGCGCCTTGAATCGACAAAGCGAGCCGACGAGGAAACCTCGGACATCTCGGCCTTGACCGCCCGCCTGACGGCGGAGGTCAACCATATTGCCTGCGACAAGGCCTCCACGATCCGGGAGATCACCGAGCACATCAAGATGCTGGCGCTGAACGCGCTGGTCGAAAGCGCGCGGGCTGGCGAGCAGGGGCGTGGTTTCGCCGTCGTCGCCAAGGAAGTCGGCGGCGTCAGCCAGCGTATCGAAGGCATCGCCCGCGAGCTCGAGACCGAACTCGTCAAGCGCACCGACGCGCTGATGAAATCCATCGCGCAGATGACGGAGCGCAGCACCAGCGAACGCATGGTCGACCTGTCGCTCAATGCCGTCGAACTGATCGACCGCAACCTTTATGAGCGCACCTGCGACGTGCGGTGGTGGGCGACCGATTCGGCGGTGGTCGATTGCGCCGCCGAGCCCGGGCCGGAACGCGTCGCCTATGCCAGCGAACGGCTCGGCGTCATCCTCGGCGCTTACACGGTCTATCTCGATCTGTGGCTGTGCGACCTCGACGGCAATATTCTCGCCAACGGCCGGCCGGACAAGTTCAAGGTGCAGGGCCGCAATGTCGCCGATGCGCCGTGGTTCCGGCAGGCTGTTGGCCTGCGCACGGGCGACGATTACGTCGCGGGCGACGTCGAACGGCAGCCGCTGCTGGGCAATGCCCAGGTCGCGACCTATTGCGCCAGCGTGCGGCTCGGCGGTCAGGCGCGGGGCCGTCCATCAGGCATTCTCGCCATCCACTTCGATTGGGAGACTCAGGCGCGGGCCATCGTGCAAGGTGTGCGGGTTGACGATGACACTTCGCGCGTGCTGCTGGTCGACGCCAATTTGCGAGTGATCGCGGCTTCCGATGGCCAGGGCCTGCTCACCGAGCGCCTCAACCTGGACATCGGTAAGCGCAAGAGTGGCTGTGACAGGGACAAATCCGGCGCGCTTGTCGCTTTCCACCTCACGCCCGGCTACGAGACCTATAAGGGGTTGGGCTGGTATGGCGTGATCGTCAAAGGCGCCGCCGGGCAGGCGACGTCGGCGCGGAGCGCCACGGGTTACGCAAGGCCAGGCGCGGCCGCGGCCTGA
- a CDS encoding cytochrome c: MLKHPLRGAFGAAAAFVISMIAGVGTATAQANGDLVARGDYLVNTIMTCQNCHTPMGPNGPDFSKALSGGLLFDEPPFKVVASNITQDKETGIGGWTDAQIKHLLRTGQRPNGVQIAEVMPTSFYGILTERDMDAIVAYLRTVKPVKNKVADPVYKIQLPHHLFPGGEKPYTEAMLSDKVKNGFYLATIGHCMECHTPFGAKGKDFVGDLGKGGMEFPGPWGKSVSANITSSKTKGLGDWTDAQIKAAITQGVSKDGHKLKPPMGYPYYARMKSEDIDAIVAYLRTVPAKE; encoded by the coding sequence ATGCTCAAGCATCCGTTGCGGGGCGCGTTCGGCGCGGCCGCAGCCTTTGTTATCTCGATGATCGCCGGCGTCGGCACAGCCACGGCGCAAGCCAATGGCGATCTGGTCGCGCGCGGCGACTATCTCGTCAATACGATCATGACCTGCCAGAACTGCCATACGCCCATGGGCCCGAACGGGCCGGATTTCTCCAAGGCGCTATCGGGCGGTCTGCTGTTCGACGAGCCGCCGTTCAAGGTCGTGGCCTCGAACATCACGCAGGACAAGGAAACCGGCATCGGCGGCTGGACCGACGCGCAGATCAAACATTTGCTCCGAACAGGTCAGCGCCCGAACGGCGTGCAGATCGCCGAGGTGATGCCAACGTCGTTCTACGGCATTCTCACCGAGCGCGACATGGACGCGATCGTCGCTTACCTGCGCACGGTGAAGCCGGTGAAGAACAAGGTGGCGGACCCGGTCTACAAGATCCAGTTGCCGCATCACCTGTTCCCCGGCGGCGAGAAGCCGTACACGGAGGCGATGCTGAGCGACAAGGTGAAGAACGGCTTCTATCTCGCTACCATCGGCCACTGCATGGAATGCCACACGCCGTTCGGCGCCAAGGGCAAGGACTTCGTCGGCGACCTCGGTAAGGGCGGCATGGAATTCCCGGGGCCTTGGGGCAAGTCGGTGTCCGCCAACATCACGTCGAGCAAGACCAAGGGCCTCGGCGACTGGACCGATGCGCAGATCAAGGCCGCGATCACGCAAGGCGTGTCGAAGGACGGCCACAAGCTCAAGCCGCCGATGGGATATCCCTATTACGCGCGCATGAAGAGCGAGGACATCGACGCCATCGTTGCCTATCTGCGCACGGTGCCGGCGAAGGAGTAA
- a CDS encoding zinc-binding alcohol dehydrogenase family protein: MKAVGYLKSLPLTDPKALVDFTADKPVPGPRDLRVAVRAISVNPVDTKVRMRAEPKPGEPPKVLGYDAAGVVEAVGSEVTLFKAGDEVFYAGSIARSGTNAEFHLVDERIVGTKPKSLTFAQAAALPLTSITAWEMLFDRLGVKPTKTPDGRALLVIGGGGGVGSVMIQLARRLTGLTIIATASRQETRDWCLKLGADHVIDHHKPLAEQLKAIGHPQVAMVAGITGTDQSAPQLADIIAPQGQFVLIDDPKTLNVMPFKPKSISVHWESMFTRSVFGTADMIAQHKLLNEVSEMIDAGLMITTAAQELSPINAANLIKAHAQIESGTTVGKVVLSDW, encoded by the coding sequence ATGAAAGCCGTCGGATACCTCAAATCGCTCCCCCTCACCGATCCCAAGGCCCTCGTCGACTTCACCGCCGACAAGCCCGTCCCCGGCCCGCGAGACCTCCGCGTCGCCGTCAGGGCGATCTCGGTTAATCCGGTCGACACCAAGGTGCGGATGCGCGCCGAGCCCAAGCCCGGCGAGCCGCCCAAGGTCTTGGGCTATGACGCCGCCGGCGTCGTCGAAGCGGTCGGTTCCGAGGTGACCTTGTTCAAGGCCGGCGACGAGGTGTTCTACGCCGGGTCGATCGCACGCTCTGGCACCAACGCGGAATTCCATCTGGTCGACGAGCGCATCGTTGGCACCAAGCCGAAGTCCCTCACTTTCGCCCAAGCGGCGGCGCTGCCGCTCACCAGCATCACCGCCTGGGAAATGCTGTTCGACCGGCTCGGCGTGAAACCGACCAAGACGCCGGACGGCCGCGCCTTGCTGGTGATCGGCGGCGGTGGCGGCGTCGGCTCGGTCATGATCCAGCTCGCGCGGCGGCTGACCGGCCTCACCATCATCGCCACCGCCTCACGCCAGGAGACGCGGGACTGGTGCCTCAAGCTCGGCGCCGATCATGTCATCGACCACCACAAGCCGCTGGCCGAGCAATTGAAGGCGATCGGCCATCCGCAGGTGGCGATGGTCGCCGGCATTACCGGCACCGATCAGAGCGCGCCGCAGCTTGCCGACATCATCGCGCCGCAGGGTCAATTCGTCCTGATCGACGACCCGAAGACACTCAACGTGATGCCGTTCAAACCGAAGTCGATCTCCGTGCACTGGGAATCGATGTTCACCCGCTCGGTGTTCGGCACCGCCGACATGATCGCTCAGCACAAATTGCTCAACGAGGTGTCGGAGATGATCGACGCCGGCCTGATGATCACCACGGCGGCGCAGGAGCTGTCACCCATCAACGCCGCCAATCTGATCAAGGCACATGCCCAGATTGAAAGCGGCACGACCGTCGGAAAGGTGGTGCTCTCAGATTGGTGA
- a CDS encoding helix-turn-helix domain-containing protein, whose amino-acid sequence MMLMTPTRLPKRAPKPPRDYDCAAGCPVEATLELIDGKWKGVILYHLQDGPVRFNALRRSLHGITQRMLTKQLRELEQAGLILRQVFAEVPPRVEYRLSPLGETMQPVIQTLKGWGETYLKGRKRGEAGPINAMPADEARL is encoded by the coding sequence ATGATGTTGATGACCCCGACGCGTCTGCCGAAGCGGGCGCCGAAGCCGCCGCGCGACTATGACTGCGCCGCCGGATGCCCGGTTGAAGCGACCCTCGAATTGATCGACGGCAAGTGGAAGGGCGTGATCCTCTACCACCTGCAGGACGGCCCGGTGCGCTTCAACGCCCTGCGCCGCAGTCTTCATGGCATCACCCAGCGCATGCTGACCAAGCAACTCCGCGAGCTGGAGCAGGCCGGGCTGATCCTGCGGCAGGTGTTTGCCGAGGTGCCGCCGCGGGTCGAATACCGGCTGTCGCCGCTAGGCGAGACCATGCAGCCGGTGATCCAGACGCTGAAGGGCTGGGGCGAGACCTATCTCAAGGGCCGTAAGCGCGGCGAGGCCGGCCCGATCAATGCCATGCCGGCCGACGAAGCGCGGCTGTAA
- a CDS encoding DegQ family serine endoprotease codes for MIRSIVAALVLVAASAAAAPAQDRRVPTANEVRLSYSPIVKHVSPAVVNVYAAKTVQTRNPLFDDPIFRRFFGGGPGGPNQVQRSLGSGVIVDPTGLIVTNVHVIEGADEIKVSLADKREFEATVVLKDPRTDLAVMRIKDGAAFPFLEFANSDALEVGDLVLAIGNPFGVGQTVTHGIVSALARTQVGVSDYQFFIQTDAAINPGNSGGALVDIGGKLVGINTAIFSRSGGSQGVGFAIPANMVRVVVASAKAGGSGVRRPWLGATLQSVTPDIADGLNLKRPTGALVASVRPDGPAAKAGLKAGDLIVSIDGQDVDDSNAFDYRFATKPLGGTAKLGIVRGGRDMAATIELATAPDAPRDEITITARSPFAGARVANLSPALADELQLQNVDQGVVIVGTDDGSVAGSLGFQRGDVIQEVNGKPIGRTRDLDRIAHAPANGWRIIILRRGQKISAMFGG; via the coding sequence ATGATCCGCTCGATTGTTGCCGCTCTTGTTCTTGTCGCTGCTTCGGCTGCGGCCGCGCCGGCGCAGGACCGCCGTGTGCCGACCGCCAATGAAGTGCGGCTGTCCTATTCGCCGATCGTCAAACACGTGTCGCCCGCGGTGGTGAACGTCTACGCCGCCAAGACCGTGCAGACGCGCAATCCGTTGTTCGACGATCCGATCTTCCGTCGCTTCTTCGGCGGCGGGCCGGGCGGCCCGAACCAGGTCCAGCGCTCGCTCGGCTCCGGCGTCATCGTCGATCCGACGGGACTGATCGTGACCAATGTCCACGTCATCGAAGGCGCTGACGAGATCAAGGTCTCGCTCGCGGACAAGCGCGAGTTCGAGGCGACCGTGGTGCTGAAGGACCCGCGCACCGATCTGGCCGTGATGCGCATCAAGGACGGCGCCGCCTTTCCGTTCCTTGAATTCGCCAACTCCGATGCCCTCGAGGTCGGCGATCTTGTGCTTGCCATCGGCAATCCGTTCGGCGTCGGTCAGACGGTGACGCACGGCATCGTCTCGGCGCTGGCGCGCACCCAGGTCGGCGTGTCCGACTATCAATTCTTCATCCAGACCGATGCCGCCATCAATCCCGGCAATTCCGGCGGCGCGCTGGTCGATATCGGCGGCAAGCTCGTCGGCATCAACACCGCGATCTTCTCGCGCTCCGGCGGCTCGCAGGGCGTCGGCTTCGCCATTCCCGCCAACATGGTGCGCGTCGTGGTCGCCTCCGCCAAAGCCGGCGGCAGCGGGGTGCGCCGGCCCTGGCTCGGCGCCACGCTGCAGAGCGTGACCCCCGACATTGCCGACGGTCTCAATCTCAAGCGCCCGACCGGTGCGCTCGTTGCCAGCGTGCGGCCGGATGGGCCGGCGGCCAAGGCCGGGCTGAAGGCCGGCGACCTCATTGTTTCAATCGACGGTCAGGACGTCGATGACAGCAACGCCTTCGATTATCGCTTCGCCACCAAGCCGCTTGGGGGAACGGCCAAACTTGGCATCGTGCGGGGCGGCCGCGACATGGCCGCGACCATCGAACTTGCGACCGCGCCCGACGCACCGCGTGACGAGATCACCATCACCGCACGTTCGCCCTTTGCCGGCGCGCGTGTCGCCAATCTCTCGCCGGCGCTGGCCGATGAACTGCAACTGCAGAATGTCGATCAAGGCGTGGTCATCGTCGGCACCGACGACGGCTCGGTCGCCGGCAGCCTTGGCTTTCAGCGTGGCGATGTGATCCAGGAAGTCAACGGCAAGCCGATCGGCCGGACGCGGGATCTCGATCGCATCGCGCATGCGCCGGCCAATGGCTGGCGCATCATCATCCTGCGGCGCGGGCAGAAGATCTCCGCAATGTTCGGGGGCTGA
- a CDS encoding replication-associated recombination protein A produces MVARGKQSGPSLFAAAGLERDAPRPLADRLRPQKLDEVVGQDHLLGPDGVLTRMLGTRSLGSMIFWGPPGTGKTTVARLLAQATDLHFEQISAIFTGVADLKKVFEEARRRRELGQGTLLFVDEVHRFNRAQQDSFLPVMEDGTIVLVGATTENPSFELNAALLSRARVLVFKSLGPDDVEQLLERAEHIEGRPLPLDENARLMLAGMADGDGRASLTLAEEVWRAARPDEIFDSVKLQEIVQRRAPIYDKSQDGHYNLISALHKSVRGSDPDAALYYLARMFDAGEPPLYIARRVVRMAIEDIGLADPQALVIANAAKDAFDFLGSPEGELAIAQAVIYCATAPKSNAGYKAYGAARQVAKTAGSLVPPKHILNAPTNLMKEEGYGRGYAYDHDAEDAFSGQNYFPDALPRQQFYNPPERGFEREIRKRLDYWARLRREKGGE; encoded by the coding sequence ATGGTCGCGCGCGGCAAGCAAAGCGGGCCGTCTCTGTTTGCCGCCGCCGGCCTCGAGCGCGATGCGCCGCGGCCGCTGGCCGACCGCTTGCGCCCGCAAAAGCTCGACGAGGTCGTGGGGCAGGACCATCTGCTCGGCCCGGATGGCGTGCTCACGCGCATGCTGGGAACGCGCTCGCTTGGCTCGATGATTTTCTGGGGCCCGCCCGGCACCGGCAAGACCACGGTGGCGCGGCTGCTGGCGCAGGCGACCGACCTGCATTTCGAGCAGATTTCGGCGATCTTCACCGGCGTCGCCGACCTCAAGAAGGTGTTCGAGGAAGCGCGCCGCCGCCGCGAACTGGGGCAGGGCACGCTGCTCTTCGTCGACGAGGTGCATCGTTTCAACCGCGCCCAGCAGGACTCGTTCTTGCCGGTGATGGAAGACGGCACCATCGTGCTGGTCGGCGCCACCACGGAGAATCCGTCTTTCGAGCTCAACGCCGCGCTTCTGTCGCGCGCGCGGGTGCTGGTGTTCAAATCGCTCGGCCCCGACGACGTCGAGCAACTCCTCGAACGCGCCGAACACATCGAAGGCAGGCCGCTCCCCCTCGACGAAAACGCGCGGCTGATGCTGGCCGGTATGGCGGACGGCGACGGTCGCGCTTCGCTGACCTTGGCGGAGGAAGTCTGGCGCGCCGCGCGGCCGGATGAAATCTTCGACAGCGTCAAGCTGCAGGAGATCGTGCAGCGCCGCGCGCCGATCTACGACAAGTCGCAGGACGGCCATTACAATCTCATATCGGCGCTGCATAAGTCGGTGCGCGGCTCCGATCCAGATGCAGCTCTCTATTATCTCGCGCGCATGTTCGATGCCGGCGAGCCGCCGCTCTATATCGCGCGCCGCGTCGTGCGCATGGCGATCGAGGATATCGGCCTGGCCGATCCGCAGGCGCTCGTCATCGCCAACGCCGCCAAGGACGCTTTCGACTTTCTCGGCTCGCCGGAAGGCGAACTCGCTATCGCGCAGGCCGTGATCTATTGCGCCACGGCGCCGAAATCGAATGCCGGCTACAAGGCCTATGGCGCGGCACGGCAGGTTGCGAAGACGGCGGGCTCCCTGGTGCCGCCCAAGCACATCCTCAATGCGCCGACCAATCTGATGAAAGAGGAAGGTTACGGCCGCGGCTACGCCTACGACCACGACGCGGAGGACGCCTTCTCGGGCCAGAACTATTTTCCCGATGCGCTGCCCCGCCAGCAGTTCTACAACCCGCCGGAGCGCGGATTCGAGCGTGAGATCAGGAAGCGGCTGGACTACTGGGCCAGACTGCGCCGGGAGAAGGGCGGGGAATGA
- a CDS encoding arylamine N-acetyltransferase, whose translation MSDTIDLDAYMARIGYDGPRVPTLETLRELHRLHPAAIAFENLDPLLGRPVPIDRASLENKLVHAGRGGYCFEQNLLFSHVLRALGYKFNEHTARVVWNRPEGVRTQRSHLLLVVDIDGTRYVSDVGFGGNVLTAPLLLDDSSPQQTPHEPYRIVREGEDYIVEFNPRGEWLRLLRFDLSEQIYEDHVQSNWFVSTHPQSIFTKQLMGARALPGKRYALANNMLTVHHMDGGSDKRALGANELRDALTDLFDINLDGLHGLDDALARLTNGVA comes from the coding sequence ATGAGCGATACGATCGATCTCGATGCCTACATGGCCCGCATCGGCTATGACGGCCCGCGCGTGCCGACGCTGGAGACCCTGCGCGAACTACACCGCCTGCATCCGGCGGCCATCGCCTTCGAGAACCTCGATCCGCTGCTCGGCCGCCCGGTGCCGATCGACCGGGCCTCGCTCGAGAACAAGCTGGTTCATGCCGGGCGCGGCGGCTACTGCTTCGAACAGAATCTGCTGTTCTCCCATGTGCTGCGGGCCCTGGGTTACAAGTTCAACGAGCACACCGCGCGCGTCGTTTGGAATCGTCCCGAGGGCGTGCGCACGCAGCGCTCGCATTTGCTGCTGGTCGTCGATATTGACGGCACGCGTTACGTTTCCGATGTCGGTTTCGGCGGCAACGTGCTGACCGCGCCACTGCTGCTCGACGATTCCTCGCCGCAGCAGACGCCGCACGAACCGTACCGGATCGTGCGCGAGGGCGAGGACTACATCGTCGAGTTCAATCCGCGCGGCGAATGGCTCAGGCTGCTGCGCTTCGATTTGTCGGAGCAGATCTACGAGGATCATGTGCAAAGCAACTGGTTCGTTTCGACCCATCCGCAGTCGATCTTTACGAAGCAGTTGATGGGCGCGCGGGCTCTGCCGGGCAAGCGCTATGCGCTGGCGAACAACATGCTGACCGTGCATCACATGGATGGCGGCAGCGACAAACGCGCGCTCGGCGCAAACGAATTGCGCGACGCGCTCACCGACCTGTTCGATATCAATCTCGACGGTCTTCACGGTCTCGATGACGCGCTGGCGCGTCTAACCAATGGTGTCGCATGA